The following are encoded together in the Daphnia magna isolate NIES linkage group LG8, ASM2063170v1.1, whole genome shotgun sequence genome:
- the LOC116929811 gene encoding NFX1-type zinc finger-containing protein 1 isoform X1, with translation MLSPEEEDRILQVPRDKRTSNNRYLRLTSELKQPKLENELSVRAKLSGTSRSSSSHTSVFSKKPNKKNETCSIPLHKNTQESYFPIHTTNVGCRPKSGNWRQTGFNLESANGGPPTRPVQKFQQLLQQDSRIRSSQHSLIRQDRDNGNNEKKDQENSEKPRSKQPYKRYPLNFSGVQKMMAEDTEPHIIAQKFSDESAGLRQFLDSNATNWEATELVISVIGNFCQNKGVVKFHNAFIKFVQILATKTVFANLDSTILHIPKSRSTNLGSKMARMSRLIRSISYLTTEMLTVMPALTCDYLGERFFEDLIALKNLPSIRDINVGEDFDFLQKEGADRLKNAWEQHSKQKPQGNLNQVSRMQRQELLSLMKPPDDFRQLSVMPQWDDVCDNAQPFLRPNIIRGSYPDVETYLDIQFRLLREDFLNPLREGLVAFRTKIGKQQSQQIRVDNIKLYYNVKIKDDDVQSNDIYLLEFSTKGFERVNWEGSKRLLFGSLLLLSDNNFDSFMLFTVVDRKPDQLSRGRFRAKFEGEILPAYAKKTDLIMAESSVFFEAYRSVLIALQRISPSHFPMEDYILCRNTLPAEPEYLKLIPNPVYDLTPVRKAFSAPSTAHTDEEEEENDSSHNAGNQLHPMVQRLLMRVPIFDEQSLPDADTLGLDPSQAEALYAALTRKLAVIQGPPGTGKTYLGLKIVQTLLHNQQYWVGLAKPQPTPILVICYTNHALDQFLEGIMKFTQKIVRIGGQSKCAALSSFSLREWRQQATVRGKRPGQYRHWLYEARNKLSETKGALEKHRRTQKIIESYGIVSSDTLLSLGILPQPVYNKLCFLRSAFDRLSAIPHWLGIKSIQTLRDIFWALRNCHPKPQQPSAKAAEDPILDQDEPGNEEEWDKEDVEEIEGQRILDDGEYLSKPASSKKEKERTTGNAMEIDDVTFVISIAKMDQEINSLEVVLDQLQGEEAQSILARIAHIQQQKEYLKEILELLPVVDAEEYQRLIERDLVQLPYLDRWKIYSFWRAKALDVWADKINSLNLQVQQQTNEMKDVETIETAEIIRVAHVVGITTTGAAKNRALLEHLKSKIVVVEEAAEVLEAHIVTSMSSSCEHLILIGDHQQLRPPTTVYKLAKDYHLDVSLFERLIKNGVEASVLGVQHRMRTDVAKLIVPAIYPNLKNHPSVLNYSNVPGMAENVFFLAHAEREKGDKSDQESRSHLNPYEANMSLALARHLLMQGLEPSKITILTTYSGQLLHFKKLRRNHAILQGVRITIVDNFQGEENDVIILSLVRSNEDAKVGFLKTENRVCVALSRAKKGFYLIGNMGNLATSSDLWRKVKNVLTSNGQIGPHFYLRCEVHQTTIKANDESHFPPEGGCFVKCLTQMPCRHICPKICHVEDREHTRQKCHETCLRYCAVGHKCPKICYQDCNPCLTRIPKVLVPCKHTQITECYRDPATEDCLTKVVKAFTACQHTIELHCSKPISEVKCPELCGMRLDCEHICNRICHKRSSHAKMACDQPCRRFICPEKHPCPKKCFEKCGKCMFDVVKKLPCGHDGTIKCWVLPKDAYCNVKVERILSDCQHTAFFDCSEPTKDYKCKRQCGRLMCNDGHVCHKPCYEPCGPCNVQVQRTLKCGHTTQTACYKDPLTIKCKFPKDVVLPGCRHRVEILCSESPEKAVCPMTCDTRLDCGHQCTELCHVKKDPNHEKYICKKACSRKKIDCKENHKCGKKCFEDCDLCLIKVNRTLLCGHSQIAECFLSEEQIKCKEMVNKTIIECMHPIRIECSVLATRRLCKQPCEKYLSCGHQCKKQCGETCTPLACQEPVEIRMLSPCGHPFVKSCSDYHTSRVVTESQAEEFLQSCPQRCQATLTCEHPCKGSCGKCFNGRLHKTCAEKCGRTLVCGHSCNVDCAVSCPPCKETCEYRCRHSRCRKKCCEPCVDCVEPCDWKCDHYTCTQKCYELCNRPRCDEPCRKRLPCGHRCVGLCGEVCPPLCRVCHKDQLTEFVLYGNEDDEDARFIYLEDCKHTIEVEGLDHWMEMKQEETQEIQTKCCPRCKTIIRSCYRYNNVIKRNFGDILEVKRMLLRSRISSKDFTENLLKKVKQSDLQNNALAGKLNHGITNILAYGLDGIRNALNPTVVRNKPQFKTLDTDTRYMIEVQVDVIERVLSFIANAPKSGSNPTSLQAPTVSMTRPLLENLLSRVEQLLLSLFHRERFNAKEYDCFIAEVNRLDLVRAFFLLKSASSMHNRHLLVSEEIRQVEDLLMKNVKTLTVSNINKIKEILQKMGQKLNTGLGISDVERQQIVKAMGLAQGHWYKCPNGHIYVITECGGAMQESKCNECGANIGGGSHRLRSDNGVAGEMDGARYAAWSEHANNMANFQFND, from the exons ATGTTGTCACCAgag GAAGAAGACAGAATTTTGCAAGTTCCTAGGGACAAGCGGACATCCAACAATAGATATCTTAGACTTACATCAGAATTAAAACAGCCTAAGCTAGAGAATGAATTGTCTGTTAGGGCCAAACTTTCTGGAACATCTAGATCATCTTCTAGCCACACTTCtgtattttcaaaaaaaccaaacaagaaaaatgaaacttgTAGTATCCCTCTTCATAAAAACACACAGGAATCATATTTTCCCATTCATACAACCAACGTAGGCTGTAGACCAAAGAGTGGGAATTGGAGACAAACTGGTTTTAATCTAGAATCAGCCAATGGAGGCCCACCTACAAG ACCTGTACAGAAATTCCAACAGCTTTTGCAACAGGACAGCAGAATCAGATCAAGCCAACACAGTCTTATTAGACAAGATAGAGACAATGggaataatgaaaaaaaggatCAAGAAAATTCAGAAAAGCCTCGCAGCAAGCAACCGTATAAGCGCTATCCCTTGAACTTTTCTGGTGTACAGAAAATGATGGCTGAAGACACTGAACCACACATCATTGCTCAAAAATTTTCTGACGAAAGTGCTGGCCTTCGTCAGTTTTTAGATAGCAATGCTACAAATTGGGAGGCTACTGAGCTAGTCATTTCAGTCATTGGAAACTTCTGCCAGAATAAAGGAGTAGTGAAATTTCATAATGCCTTTATAAAATTCGTTCAGATATTAGCTACTAAGACGGTATTTGCTAATTTGGATTCCACTATACTGCACATACCAAAATCTCGATCTACGAATCTTGGATCAAAAATGGCACGTATGAGTCGTCTCATCAGAAGCATTAGTTACTTGACAACCGAAATGCTAACCGTGATGCCGGCACTCACATGCGATTATTTGGGAGAAAGATTTTTTGAAGACCtcattgctttaaaaaaccTCCCGTCTATCAGAGACATAAATGTTGGCGAGGATTTCGACTTTCTTCAGAAAGAGGGAGCTGATCGCTTAAAG AATGCTTGGGAACAACATTCAAAACAGAAACCCCAGGGTAATCTAAATCAAGTGAGCAGAATGCAACGACAGGAGTTGCTATCACTCATGAAACCACCGGATGATTTTCGACAGCTCAGCGTTATGCCACAATGGGATGATGTGTGTGATAATGCCCAACCTTTCTTGAGGCCAAACATCATCAGAGGAAGCTATCCAGACGTCGAAACATACCTGGACATTCAATTCCGATTGCTGCGTGAAGATTTTTTGAACCCATTGCGGGAAGGACTTGTAGCTTTCCGAACTAAGAtaggaaaacaacaaagtCAGCAAATTCGTGTGGACAACATCAAGTTGTATTATAATGTGAAGATCAAAGACGACGATGTCCAGTCCAACGACATTTATTTATTGGAGTTTTCTACCAAAGGCTTTGAACGTGTTAACTGGGAAGGAAGCAAGCGGTTGCTTTTTGGATCCCTACTTCTACTGTCGGACAATAACTTCGATTCCTTCATGCTCTTCACCGTTGTAGACAGGAAACCGGATCAGCTATCGCGTGGCAGATTCAGAGCGAAGTTTGAAGGTGAAATCTTACCTGCATATGCAAAGAAAACCGATCTGATTATGGCTGAATCTTCGGTGTTCTTCGAAGCCTACCGGAGTGTTTTGATCGCATTACAGCGTATTAGTCCGTCTCACTTTCCGATGGAAGATTATATTCTTTGTCGTAATACTTTACCTGCCGAACCAGAATACTTGAAATTAATTCCAAAc CCAGTCTACGACTTGACCCCTGTGCGAAAAGCATTTTCGGCACCATCGACTGCACACactgatgaagaagaagaggaaaacgaCTCCTCTCACAATG CAGGCAATCAGTTGCATCCTATGGTACAAAGACTGTTAATGCGTGTGCCAATTTTTGACGAACAAAGCTTACCTGATGCCGACACCCTTGGATTAGATCCCAGCCAGGCTGAAGCTCTTTATGCCGCTTTGACTAGAAAACTGGCTGTTATTCAGGGGCCTCCAGGAACGGGGAAAACATATCTGGGCCTGAAAATTGTTCAAACGTTGCTTCACAACCAGCAGTATTGGGTTGGACTGGCAAAGCCGCAACCAACTCCCATATTAGTCATCTGTTACACGAATCACGCACTGGATCAGTTCTTGGAAG GAATCATGAAGTTCACTCAGAAAATAGTAAGAATCGGTGGACAGTCTAAGTGTGCAGCACTTAGTTCGTTTTCGCTTCGAGAATGGAGACAGCAGGCCACCGTACGTGGAAAAAGACCTGGTCAATATCGCCATTGGCTGTATGAAGCTCGCAATAAACTGAGTGAAACAAAAGG cGCACTTGAAAAGCATCGAAGAACGCAAAAGATAATTGAATCTTATGGCATAGTTTCCAGTGATACCTTACTTAGTTTGGGAATATTGCCACAGCCTGTGTATAATAAGCTTTGCTTCCTGAGAAGTGCTTTTGACCGCCTGTCCGCGATACCCCATTGGCTTGGTATCAAATCTATCCAGACTCTCAGGGACATCTTTTGGGCTTTGAGAAACTGTCACCCAAAGCCACAACAGCCCTCAGCAAAAGCTGCAGAAGACCCTATTTTAGATCAGGACGAACCCGGTAACGAAGAAGAATGGGACAAAGAAGATGTGGAAGAAATCGAAG GGCAAAGAATATTGGACGATGGCGAATACCTGTCAAAACCTGCCAGttcgaaaaaggaaaaggaacgGACAACAGGAAACGCAATGGAAATCGATGATGTCACCTTTGTTATTTCTATCGCAAAAATGGACCAGGAAATCAATTCTTTAGAAGTTGTACTGGATCAGTTGCAGGGCGAAGAGGCCCAGTCTATTTTGGCCAGGATAGCTCATATTCAGCAACAAAAGGAATATTTGAAAGAGATTCTTGAACTTCTCCCAGTGGTAGATGCCGAAGAGTACCAGCGATTAATTGAGAGGGATCTTGTTCAGTTACCTTACCTGGACCGATGGAAAATCTATTCTTTTTGGAGAGCGAAAGCCTTAGATGTCTGGGCTGATAAGATAAACTCGTTAAATTTGCAAGTCCAACAACAAACGAATGAAATGAAAGACGTGGAAACTATCGAGACAGCAGAGATTATTCGCGTAGCACATGTTGTTGGAATCACAACCACTGGAGCTGCAAAGAATAGGGCACTGCTCGAACATCTGAAGTCGAAAATTG TTGTTGTCGAAGAAGCAGCCGAAGTTTTGGAAGCCCATATTGTAACTTCCATGTCCTCGTCTTGCGAACACTTAATATTAATTG GTGATCATCAGCAACTGCGGCCTCCTACAACGGTGTACAAGCTTGCGAAGGATTACCATTTAGACGTATCGTTATTTGAACGATTGATAAAAAATGGTGTGGAAGCAAGTGTTCTCGGTGTTCAACACCGAATGCGAACAGACGTGGCGAAACTGATTGTTCCAGCAATTTATCCGAATTTGAAAAATCATCCGTCGGTGCTGAACTATTCCAATGTCCCTGGAATGGCAGAAAACGTCTTTTTTCTAGCGCATGCAGAACGCGAAAAGGGGGACAAATCAGATCAGGAGAGTCGCAGTCACTTGAACCCTTACGAAGCAAACATGTCTTTGGCTCTAGCTCGCCACCTCTTGATGCAAGGCTTGGAACCCAGCAAAATTACGATCTTGACAACATATTCCGGGCAGTTAttgcatttcaaaaaattgcgACGAAATCACGCTATTTTACAAGGTGTCCGCATTACGATTGTTGACAACTTCCAAGGTGAAGAAAATGATGTCATCATTCTTTCATTGGTGCGAAGCAACGAAGATGCCAAAGTTGGATTTCTGAAGACAGAAAATCGCGTTTGCGTTGCCTTGTCGCGAGCGAAAAAGGGATTTTATCTAATTGGCAATATGGGGAATCTGGCCACAAGTAGCGACCTTTGGCGTAAAGTTAAAAACGTTTTAACATCCAACGGACAAATTGGTCCACATTTTTACCTGCGATGTGAAGTTCACCAAACAACTATTAAG GCAAATGACGAATCCCATTTCCCACCAGAAGGTGGATGTTTCGTCAAATGTCTTACCCAAATGCCCTGCCGGCACATATGCCCCAAAATTT GTCATGTCGAGGATCGTGAGCATACACGACAGAAATGCCACGAAACTTGCTTACGCTACTGTGCCGTTGGACATAAGTGTCCCAAAATATGCTACCAAGATTGCAATCCATGTTTGACGAGGATCCCAAAAGTCCTTGTACCATGCAAACATACTCAAATTACGGAGTGCTATCGAGATCCAGCTACAGAAGATTGTCTTACTAAAGTCGTCAAG GCGTTTACTGCTTGCCAACATACCATTGAACTACACTGTAGCAAACCCATTTCCGAAGTCAAATGCCCAGAGCTGTGTGGCATGCGTCTTGATTGCGAGCATATCTGCAACCGTATCTGTCACAAAAGAAGCTCTCATGCAAAAATGGCATGTGATCAACCGTGTCGCCGTTTTATATGCCCGGAGAAGCATCCATGCCCGAAgaaatgttttgaaaaatgCGGGAAATGTATGTTCGACGTTGTTAAGAAATTGCCCTGTGGACACGAC GGGACAATTAAATGCTGGGTGCTTCCTAAAGACGCCTACTGTAATGTCAAAGTTGAAAGAATTCTTTCCGACTGTCAGCATACAGCCTTCTTCGACTGCAGCGAACCTACCAAAGACTACAAATGCAAACGACAATGTGGGAGACTGATGTGTAACGATGGACATGTATGTCACAAGCCTTGTTATGAACCGTGTGGCCCTTGCAACGTTCAGGTTCAGCGCACACTAAAGTGTGGACACACAACGCAAACAGCTTGTTACAAAGATCCCTTGACAATCAAATGCAAGTTTCCGAAAGACGTTGTTCTTCCTGGTTGCCGCCATAGAGTTGAGATACTTTGTAGCGAATCCCCTGAAAAAGCCGTTTGCCCAATGACATGCGATACTCGCCTCGATTGTGGCCACCAATGCACAGAATTGTGTCACGTCAAAAAAGATCCTAACCATGAAAAGTATATCTGCAAGAAAGCTTGCAGCCGGAAAAAGATCGATTGCAAAGAAAATCATAAATGTGGGAAAAAATGCTTCGAAGATTGTGACCTTTGTTTAATTAAAGTCAACCGGACCCTGCTTTGCGGTCATTCTCAAATTGCTGAATGCTTTTTGAGTGAGGAACAAATCAAGTGCAA ggAAATGGTCAATAAGACTATTATTGAATGTATGCATCCCATCCGCATTGAGTGTTCGGTCCTAGCGACTCGCCGGTTATGCAAACAGCCCTGCGAAAAATACTTGAGCTGTGGCCATCAGTGCAAGAAGCAATGCGGGGAAACATGCACGCCGTTGGCCTGTCAAGAACCAGTTGAAATTCGTATGTTAAGCCCATGTGGTCATCCATTCGTGAAGAGTTGCAGCGATTATCACACAT CCCGTGTGGTAACCGAGTCGCAGGCGGAGGAATTTCTACAATCATGTCCGCAACGTTGCCAAGCCACATTGACTTGTGAACATCCTTGTAAAGGTTCTTGTGGAAAGTGTTTCAACGGCCGTCTTCATAAAACTTGCGCAGAAAAATGTGGACGTACCCTGGTTTGCGGCCATAG CTGTAATGTAGATTGCGCTGTTTCCTGTCCACCTTGTAAGGAAACGTGCGAATACCGTTGCCGACACAGCAGGTGTCGTAAGAAATGCTGCGAGCCTTGCGTTGATTGTGTT GAGCCTTGCGATTGGAAATGTGACCATTATACTTGTACACAAAAGTGTTACGAGCTTTGCAATCGCCCCCGCTGTGATGAGCCATGCCGTAAACGTCTCCCATGTGGCCATCGTTGCGTTGGACTTTGTGGGGAGGTGTGTCCCCCTCTTTGCCGTGTGTGTCACAAAGACCAGCTGACGGAATTCGTCCTTTATGGTAAcgaggacgacgaagacgccAG ATTCATCTACTTGGAAGATTGCAAGCATACCATAGAAGTAGAAGGATTAGACCATTGGATGGAAATGAAGCAGGAAGAAACGCAAGAAATTCAAACGAAATGCTGCCCGCGCTGCAAAACTATCATCCGTTCTTGTTACCGCTATAATAATGTCATCAAACGCAATTTCGGAGACATTCTGGAAGTCAAGAGGATGCTTTTGCGCTCTCGTATCAGCTCCAAGGATTTCACCGagaatcttttaaaaaaagttaaacaatCAGACCTCCAGAATAATGCTCTGGCGGGTAAGCTAAACCATGGGATAACTAATATCCTAGCCTACGGCCTGGACGGTATTCGCAACGCCCTAAATCCAACCGTGGTTCGAAACAAACCTCAGTTCAAAACATTAGACACCGACACGCGCTACATGATTGAAGTTCAAGTAGACGTTATAGAAAGAGTTTTGAGCTTCATAGCGAACGCCCCAAAGAGTGGCTCCAATCCCACTAGTCTTCAAGCTCCAACTGTTTCAATGACTCGACCTTTGCTGGAAAATCTGTTAAGCCGCGTAGAGCAGCTCCTTTTATCGCTTTTTCATCGCGAACGCTTCAATGCCAAAGAATATGATTGCTTTATTGCCGAAGTCAATCGATTGGATTTGGTTCGAGCCTTCTTCTTACTAAAGAGTGCATCATCCATGCATAACAGACATTTATTGGTCTCCGAGGAAATCCGGCAAGTTGAAGACCTGCTTATGAAGAACGTGAAAACTTTGACAGTATCAAATatcaacaaaatcaaagaaattttgcaaaaaatgGGGCAAAAACTGAATACGGGACTGGGCATCAGCGATGTCGAACGGCAGCAGATAGTAAAAGCTATGGGACTCGCCCAAGGCCACTGGTACAAATGCCCAAACGGGCATATCTACGTGATTACCGAGTGTGGCGGCGCTATGCAAGAATCTAAATGCAATGAATGTGGCGCAAACATTGGTGGAGGCAGTCACAGACTGCGTTCGGACAACGGCGTAGCAGGAGAGATGGATGGCGCTCGCTATGCTGCATGGTCAGAGCATGCCAATAACATGGCTAATTTTCAATTTAATGATTAA